A region from the Pseudosulfitobacter sp. DSM 107133 genome encodes:
- a CDS encoding toprim domain-containing protein, with product MYSETEDVIRALAENAESVCRAYLPAGRREGSYWIVGDLQNNPGRSLFVRLTGPTSGPGARGKWQDAAVGLHGDLLDIIRERTGISRFPDLLAEARAHLGRPQPVLPNTPVPKKAKPPGGTPAAAARLFAASVPVAGTLADTYLRARGITQGGTMSALRFQPKCWHRDEGQTRSIPRPALIAAVTDGTGALQGVHRTWLAPDGQGKAEVETQRRAMGHLLGNAVRLTPLEDILVVGEGIETMLSLSEAAPGLPVWAALSSGHLGAVQLPEGLQRLYIAIDRDPAGQRAAERLSARATEVGIAVRVLEPLLGDFNDDLRATGKEALRQHLAGQIGLEDRQRLSG from the coding sequence ATGTATTCCGAGACTGAAGATGTGATCCGTGCTCTGGCGGAGAACGCAGAGAGCGTGTGTCGCGCCTACCTTCCCGCCGGACGGCGGGAAGGGTCCTACTGGATCGTCGGCGATTTGCAGAACAACCCCGGCCGGTCGCTCTTCGTGCGGCTGACTGGACCCACATCAGGACCGGGAGCCCGTGGCAAATGGCAGGACGCGGCTGTCGGACTGCATGGCGATCTCCTCGACATCATCCGCGAGCGAACCGGGATCTCCCGCTTTCCCGATCTTCTGGCCGAGGCCCGGGCGCATCTTGGCCGTCCCCAGCCGGTCCTCCCGAATACGCCAGTGCCGAAGAAGGCCAAACCCCCCGGCGGCACACCAGCGGCGGCGGCGCGATTGTTTGCAGCCTCGGTGCCGGTCGCAGGCACGCTTGCTGACACTTACCTTCGCGCCCGGGGCATCACCCAAGGCGGCACGATGAGCGCGCTGCGCTTCCAACCGAAGTGCTGGCATCGGGATGAGGGCCAGACCCGGAGCATCCCCAGACCGGCGCTGATAGCTGCGGTCACCGATGGGACAGGGGCCTTGCAGGGTGTGCATCGCACTTGGTTGGCACCTGACGGACAGGGGAAGGCGGAGGTCGAGACGCAGCGGCGGGCCATGGGTCACCTCCTGGGCAATGCAGTCAGGCTGACCCCGCTTGAGGACATCCTTGTGGTCGGCGAAGGCATCGAGACCATGCTGTCCCTGTCCGAGGCGGCCCCTGGCCTTCCTGTCTGGGCGGCTCTCTCGTCGGGTCACCTCGGGGCGGTCCAGTTGCCGGAGGGGCTGCAGCGCCTTTACATCGCCATAGACCGCGATCCGGCCGGGCAACGCGCGGCAGAGAGGTTGAGCGCCAGAGCAACCGAGGTCGGGATTGCCGTTCGGGTGTTGGAACCGCTGCTCGGGGATTTCAACGATGATCTCCGGGCGACCGGCAAAGAGGCGCTGCGCCAGCATCTGGCAGGGCAGATCGGGCTTGAGGATCGGCAGCGCCTGTCAGGCTGA
- a CDS encoding DUF2493 domain-containing protein, translating to MTIHTHDDAYEPAHTASQTAHALDELQLYGFRPFDEPDPRPMPDGQRLAVAVADIFDALVATLEDTRMEPDLEEVLWGQVNLFHRATARVERSLDENEQAQRRLQREQDGSEVKSTELERLTAEGLTLIERRNCMDMMRDHAATEFVHHTGSTWRPRTGSMVNRQHMTAALIDSRDFLAAKRRAETEVMLPAGPKVALTGGTDFNDHRLIWGKLDQVKTKHPDMVLLHGGSPKGAELIAAKWAEARGVTQVTFRPDWTKHAKAAPFKRNDAMLDVLPVGVLVFPGTGIQENLADKAKKLGIPVMKFEKGA from the coding sequence ATGACGATCCACACCCACGACGACGCGTATGAACCCGCCCACACCGCATCCCAGACCGCCCATGCGCTCGACGAGTTGCAGCTTTATGGCTTCCGTCCCTTTGATGAGCCCGATCCGCGCCCGATGCCCGATGGGCAGCGCCTTGCGGTCGCCGTCGCAGACATCTTCGATGCCCTCGTTGCGACCCTGGAAGACACCCGCATGGAACCCGACCTCGAAGAGGTGCTCTGGGGCCAGGTCAACCTCTTCCACCGCGCCACGGCGAGGGTTGAGCGGTCGCTTGATGAGAACGAACAGGCGCAGCGCCGCCTTCAGCGCGAGCAGGACGGCTCGGAGGTGAAATCCACCGAACTCGAGCGCCTGACGGCCGAAGGCCTGACGCTGATCGAACGACGCAACTGCATGGACATGATGCGCGATCACGCCGCCACCGAGTTTGTCCATCACACGGGATCGACCTGGCGCCCCCGCACGGGCTCGATGGTGAACCGCCAGCACATGACCGCGGCGCTCATCGACAGCCGCGATTTCCTGGCCGCCAAGCGCCGCGCGGAAACCGAGGTGATGCTCCCCGCAGGCCCCAAAGTCGCCCTCACCGGTGGAACCGACTTCAACGATCACCGCCTGATTTGGGGTAAGCTCGATCAGGTGAAGACCAAACATCCCGATATGGTGCTTCTGCACGGTGGAAGCCCCAAGGGCGCGGAACTCATCGCGGCCAAATGGGCCGAAGCCCGGGGCGTCACGCAGGTCACTTTCAGGCCTGACTGGACCAAGCACGCCAAAGCAGCCCCCTTCAAGCGCAACGACGCGATGCTGGATGTGCTGCCCGTGGGTGTCCTCGTCTTCCCAGGAACCGGTATCCAGGAGAACCTTGCCGACAAAGCCAAGAAGCTCGGCATCCCGGTCATGAAGTTCGAGAAGGGGGCATGA
- a CDS encoding DNA cytosine methyltransferase — protein MSSKQPAKPLFRKSVELFAGAGGLGIGLAQAGFVPQMVVEYNKWCCDTLRDNHRILGDDRRPKGERPWRVVEGDVRKVDFMQFAGKLDLISGGPPCQPFSLGGRHRAYDDARDMFPQAVRALREARPRAFVFENVKGLTRASFLSYFEYVKLQMEHPELVARPDEEWQEHLCRLEQHHTSTRRPGLHYQVVTKLLNSANYGVPQKRERVLFVGFRDDVDARWSFGPGDFTQNALVWDQMFGGYWERHSVAKKDRVLEGRALQLSKRLSVEEKPESLPWRTTRDAIGDLPDPERAKTSQMVSDHRFQPNAKAYPGHTGSYLDEPAKTLKAGVHGVPGGENMLRRADGSVRYFTVREGARIQTFPDGYKFHGAWTECMRQLGNAVPAELARVVGESVAARLNESEVA, from the coding sequence ATGTCGAGCAAACAGCCTGCCAAGCCCTTGTTCCGAAAATCGGTGGAGCTCTTCGCGGGTGCAGGCGGACTTGGGATAGGACTCGCGCAGGCGGGTTTCGTTCCGCAAATGGTTGTCGAGTACAACAAATGGTGCTGCGATACTCTTCGCGACAACCACCGAATTCTTGGTGATGATCGTCGGCCAAAGGGAGAGCGTCCATGGCGCGTCGTCGAGGGCGACGTCCGCAAGGTCGATTTTATGCAGTTTGCGGGAAAGCTCGATCTGATCTCCGGCGGTCCACCCTGTCAGCCGTTCAGCTTGGGAGGCCGACATCGTGCATACGATGACGCTCGGGACATGTTTCCGCAGGCTGTGCGCGCGCTTCGGGAAGCTCGCCCTCGTGCGTTCGTCTTCGAAAATGTGAAAGGACTAACCCGGGCATCGTTCCTTAGCTATTTTGAATATGTGAAACTCCAGATGGAGCACCCTGAACTCGTGGCTCGACCTGATGAGGAGTGGCAGGAGCACCTTTGCCGCCTTGAGCAACACCATACCTCGACGAGACGTCCGGGACTCCATTATCAGGTGGTTACAAAGCTACTCAACTCGGCAAATTACGGTGTGCCGCAAAAACGTGAGCGCGTGCTGTTTGTTGGGTTCCGTGACGATGTGGACGCGCGGTGGTCATTTGGGCCGGGCGACTTCACGCAGAACGCGCTCGTTTGGGATCAGATGTTCGGTGGCTACTGGGAGCGTCACAGCGTTGCCAAGAAAGACCGGGTTCTCGAAGGGCGGGCGCTGCAGTTGTCGAAGCGCCTATCTGTCGAAGAAAAACCAGAAAGTCTGCCGTGGCGCACGACGCGGGACGCGATCGGAGATCTGCCGGACCCGGAGAGAGCAAAAACTTCGCAAATGGTCTCGGATCATCGTTTTCAGCCAAACGCGAAGGCCTATCCAGGCCATACCGGGAGCTATCTTGACGAGCCAGCAAAAACTCTTAAGGCGGGAGTTCACGGCGTGCCCGGCGGAGAGAACATGCTGCGCAGGGCCGATGGCTCGGTTCGATACTTCACGGTCCGCGAAGGCGCTAGAATCCAAACGTTTCCAGATGGGTACAAATTCCACGGCGCATGGACTGAATGCATGCGACAACTGGGGAACGCCGTTCCAGCGGAGCTTGCGCGAGTTGTCGGCGAGAGCGTTGCTGCCAGGCTGAACGAGTCCGAGGTCGCTTAG
- a CDS encoding Eco29kI family restriction endonuclease, with product MARRPELKKADETAAALEQFAEMVRVAELTPPSRKRVLAAITDMKDALRKLERNIDPIRLPDAFFDPSEPRLIGHFVALALLSQERLPLGAITPFYGSGVYAIYYKGPADIYAPISGTETPIYVGKADPPTGAKTVVEQETKLFGRLNEHRKNIEKVAGIDLKDFECRALAVQSGYQAAAENHLIRLFWPIWNNETKILFGIGKHGDAATTRANNKSPWDTIHPGRTWAVGNPEAKSTESIRLDVAEHFRIKPIFRTTEAIFNAFAEGIRQADRFDPDRETEMEERPNDTD from the coding sequence ATGGCACGCCGACCCGAGCTCAAAAAAGCGGATGAGACAGCTGCTGCCTTGGAGCAGTTCGCAGAAATGGTTCGGGTAGCGGAGCTGACTCCACCTTCGCGTAAGCGCGTTCTGGCGGCCATCACCGATATGAAGGACGCGCTACGCAAGCTGGAGCGGAACATTGATCCGATAAGATTGCCGGATGCGTTTTTCGATCCCTCGGAACCGCGATTGATTGGGCATTTTGTGGCCTTGGCTCTGCTATCACAAGAACGATTACCGCTTGGAGCGATCACGCCGTTCTACGGTTCAGGCGTGTATGCGATATACTATAAAGGGCCTGCGGATATTTACGCGCCGATCTCCGGCACCGAAACCCCGATCTACGTTGGGAAAGCTGATCCTCCGACCGGTGCCAAAACTGTCGTAGAACAAGAGACAAAACTCTTTGGTAGATTGAATGAGCATCGTAAAAACATAGAGAAAGTGGCGGGCATCGACCTCAAGGACTTCGAATGCCGAGCCTTGGCCGTGCAGAGTGGTTACCAAGCCGCTGCCGAAAACCATCTGATCCGTCTGTTCTGGCCGATATGGAACAACGAGACCAAGATACTTTTCGGGATCGGCAAGCATGGTGACGCAGCGACCACCCGCGCAAACAACAAGTCGCCATGGGACACGATACATCCAGGTCGAACTTGGGCGGTTGGCAACCCCGAGGCCAAGTCTACTGAAAGTATTCGCTTAGATGTCGCCGAGCATTTCCGGATCAAGCCTATTTTCAGGACGACGGAGGCCATTTTTAACGCGTTCGCTGAAGGTATTCGCCAAGCTGATCGTTTCGATCCGGACAGGGAGACAGAAATGGAAGAGCGGCCCAACGACACCGACTAG
- a CDS encoding transposase yields MATTVEFLMDYGVEIRANGQKRWPNEVKARIVAESLQPGVSVNAVAARYGLRANHLSEWRSQARDGRLVLPAGDDDAFSFAPLVVSDGGGCAHMSAVAGRSAKPDESSHTSIEIAIGRVTVRLDGTTSSTRVAEIVRAIEGQP; encoded by the coding sequence ATGGCGACTACGGTAGAGTTTCTCATGGACTACGGGGTGGAGATACGGGCCAATGGCCAGAAGCGGTGGCCCAATGAGGTCAAAGCACGGATCGTGGCTGAGAGTTTGCAGCCGGGCGTGAGCGTGAATGCAGTTGCGGCGCGGTATGGGCTTCGGGCGAACCATTTGTCGGAATGGCGGAGTCAAGCACGCGATGGCCGGTTGGTTTTGCCTGCGGGCGATGACGACGCCTTTAGTTTTGCGCCACTCGTAGTCTCGGATGGTGGCGGCTGTGCGCATATGTCGGCCGTTGCGGGGCGGTCCGCGAAGCCTGACGAGTCATCCCATACCTCCATCGAGATTGCGATTGGTCGTGTGACAGTCCGGCTCGATGGCACGACCAGTTCGACCCGGGTTGCCGAGATCGTGCGGGCAATCGAGGGTCAGCCATGA
- the tnpB gene encoding IS66 family insertion sequence element accessory protein TnpB (TnpB, as the term is used for proteins encoded by IS66 family insertion elements, is considered an accessory protein, since TnpC, encoded by a neighboring gene, is a DDE family transposase.) has protein sequence MMFPSNRVRVLVSTQPVDFRKGHDGLASIVSSVLRKDPFTGTVFVFRSRRADRLKLLYWDGTGLVMAYKRLEEATFTWPAIKDGMMALNHAQFEALFAGLDWRKVKALEMRPPAAAE, from the coding sequence ATGATGTTCCCATCAAACCGTGTGCGGGTTCTGGTCTCGACGCAGCCTGTGGACTTCAGGAAAGGTCATGATGGGCTGGCGTCGATCGTGTCGTCGGTGCTGCGCAAGGATCCGTTCACCGGCACGGTTTTTGTGTTCCGCTCGCGCCGGGCGGATCGGCTGAAGCTTTTGTATTGGGACGGCACCGGATTGGTGATGGCTTATAAGCGGCTGGAAGAAGCGACCTTCACCTGGCCGGCGATCAAGGACGGGATGATGGCGCTGAACCACGCCCAGTTCGAGGCCCTGTTTGCCGGTCTGGACTGGCGCAAGGTCAAGGCTCTGGAGATGCGCCCACCTGCTGCGGCAGAGTGA
- a CDS encoding IS66 family transposase codes for MITTPAIDLSTIPAAQRAAVLALMEKVAALTEITQRQEHLIAELNHALHGKRSEKLTEDERQLAFEDLSIALAEVEVQKDQLAAQTGDKTTTKSAPKRTIGNLPAALPRIEEVIEPDSLSCPCGCGVMHKIGEDRSERLDIVPAQLRVIVTVRPKYACRTCTDGVTQAPAPSHLIMGALPTEATIANVLVSKYADHLPLYRQSQILARAGLDLHRAVLADWVGKAAFHLKPVVDRLAEHLKRSNKLFMDETTAPVLDPGRGKTKTGYLWALARDDRPWGGEDPPGVVYFYAPGRAGANAETFLTGFDGILQIDGYQGYNRLTKPTRKGGAPIRVAHCWAHARRKLKEVFDRDGSEIAAEGLRRIAEIYIVEADIRGISPGQRLSARQARSAPLVAAFGEWLEAERRKISAKSRLGEKLTYIHNHWDGLQTFLADGRVEIDNNRVENLIRPITLNRKNALFAGHDEGGIAWGRIASLIETCKINGVEPFAYLKATLTAIANGHPQSAIDDLLPWNSKTSS; via the coding sequence ATGATCACGACACCCGCCATTGACCTATCCACCATCCCTGCTGCGCAGCGTGCGGCGGTTTTGGCGTTGATGGAAAAGGTAGCGGCGCTTACGGAAATCACCCAACGGCAAGAGCACCTGATTGCGGAGCTGAACCATGCCCTACATGGCAAACGGTCGGAAAAGCTGACCGAGGATGAGCGGCAGCTGGCGTTCGAGGATCTGTCCATCGCCCTGGCTGAGGTCGAGGTGCAGAAGGACCAACTGGCCGCTCAGACAGGTGACAAGACGACAACCAAATCTGCGCCAAAGCGCACCATCGGCAATCTACCGGCCGCACTGCCGCGCATCGAAGAAGTCATCGAACCTGACAGCCTGAGCTGCCCTTGCGGCTGCGGCGTCATGCACAAGATCGGGGAAGACCGCAGTGAGCGGCTGGACATCGTGCCGGCGCAGTTGCGCGTCATTGTCACCGTGCGCCCGAAATACGCCTGCCGGACCTGCACCGACGGCGTGACCCAGGCTCCCGCACCATCGCATCTGATCATGGGTGCCCTGCCGACCGAGGCCACCATCGCCAATGTGCTGGTCAGCAAGTATGCGGATCATCTGCCATTATACCGCCAAAGCCAGATCCTGGCGCGTGCGGGTCTTGATCTGCACCGCGCTGTGCTGGCGGACTGGGTCGGCAAGGCGGCCTTCCACCTCAAGCCCGTCGTCGACCGGCTGGCCGAACACCTGAAACGATCCAACAAACTGTTCATGGACGAAACCACGGCCCCGGTGCTGGATCCGGGGCGCGGTAAAACCAAAACTGGCTATCTCTGGGCACTGGCCCGCGATGACCGACCATGGGGCGGTGAAGATCCGCCCGGTGTGGTTTACTTCTATGCCCCCGGTCGGGCGGGCGCGAATGCCGAAACCTTCCTGACAGGCTTCGACGGCATCCTGCAGATCGACGGCTATCAGGGCTATAACCGGCTGACCAAACCCACGCGCAAGGGCGGTGCCCCCATTCGGGTGGCCCATTGCTGGGCGCATGCGCGCCGCAAGCTGAAGGAAGTCTTTGACCGCGATGGCTCAGAGATCGCCGCCGAAGGCCTGCGCCGCATCGCTGAAATCTATATCGTCGAAGCTGACATTCGTGGCATCTCCCCCGGCCAGCGATTGTCTGCCCGTCAGGCCCGCAGTGCCCCGCTGGTCGCAGCATTCGGTGAATGGCTGGAGGCTGAGCGCCGCAAGATCTCCGCCAAATCCCGGCTGGGTGAAAAGCTGACTTACATCCACAATCACTGGGACGGACTGCAGACCTTCTTGGCCGATGGGCGCGTCGAGATCGACAACAACCGCGTCGAAAACCTGATCCGCCCCATCACCCTCAATCGGAAAAACGCCCTCTTCGCTGGGCATGACGAGGGTGGTATCGCCTGGGGCCGCATCGCCTCACTGATCGAAACCTGCAAGATCAACGGCGTCGAGCCCTTCGCCTATCTCAAGGCAACCCTCACAGCGATCGCCAATGGTCACCCACAGAGCGCCATCGACGATCTGCTCCCGTGGAACTCCAAGACGTCAAGCTGA